Proteins encoded by one window of Salmonirosea aquatica:
- a CDS encoding O-methyltransferase, producing MTDVINQPFPPTYLAIDQATQSHGFTMPSDPLTCSLLRTLAASKPAGRLLELGTGTGLSTAWILDGMDADSTLVSVDYDGQVLAIAHTYLGDDQRLSLVEADGEAWVTGNAGARFDYIFADTWHGKYLLLNEVLAMLNPGGLYIVDDMLPQPNWPEGHAEKAIRFVEDLEKRPDLLLTKQHWATGIIVAVKR from the coding sequence ATGACCGACGTAATAAACCAGCCTTTCCCTCCTACCTACCTGGCCATCGACCAGGCTACCCAGTCCCACGGCTTCACGATGCCTTCCGACCCGCTCACCTGCTCGCTGCTCCGGACGCTGGCGGCTTCCAAGCCCGCGGGCCGATTGCTGGAACTGGGTACCGGCACAGGACTTTCCACAGCCTGGATTCTGGACGGCATGGATGCTGACTCGACGCTGGTATCGGTGGATTATGACGGGCAGGTACTCGCCATTGCCCATACCTACCTGGGCGACGACCAACGTTTGAGTCTGGTGGAAGCGGACGGCGAAGCCTGGGTCACCGGCAACGCTGGAGCGAGGTTCGACTATATTTTTGCCGACACCTGGCATGGCAAGTACCTGCTACTTAATGAGGTGCTGGCCATGCTGAACCCCGGCGGCCTGTACATCGTGGACGATATGCTACCGCAGCCCAATTGGCCCGAGGGACACGCCGAAAAAGCCATTCGGTTTGTGGAAGATTTGGAAAAAAGACCAGATTTGCTGCTCACTAAGCAACACTGGGCCACGGGCATCATCGTGGCGGTGAAGCGGTGA
- a CDS encoding MSEP-CTERM sorting domain-containing protein, giving the protein MRSLLNPRWIFLLNTLPIVLLFLLLLGDFNIIKSQLSAENIDHWRAFGLVLALLTALGAGYAFWLLDRKEQVSMYYGLFALLSHLAFLAVYIDRSEKVLPVTLPRWLLSGDVFLYIGTFLMPTLTYSFFVLTTRSAPRVERRSAAKSLAYAIGIPLMWYLFYQVVAPLWKPTSTYENTIITVLIALSTFAFLFFLVRAVYIMVSKRSGIWHQYQLICKIVIAILFPLWGLVVNNGHFFSFVGGRGDSGVFGNFNSYWFYGLAVLNGILICLPSLENKAYRLALFLGRSLTFAYTLYFFVVFLPFLPLSVLVIIVIGLGFLMLTPLVLFVIHVDALARDFAFLKRYFSGKILTLGSVLAFLIIPAVITADYWHHKQVLYEALDYLYTPDYAKNYALDARSLERTLHHVKSHKYPSRIFLSSEKQPYLSAWFNAVVLNNLTLSDAKISTIERVFLGAPPRPVLPESIQNDSIGITQISTRSTFDSTQNAWRSWVDFRLTNRATNPWLAEYATTFTLPAGCWISDYYLYVGARKEMGILAEKKAALWVFSQIRNENRDPGLLYYLTGNKVAFRVFPFAAREVRRTGIEFIHKEPVTLNIGGQAIALGRGTPAASQTSDHKADDPVGYVSAREKQALERVQRKPYYHFLVDVSEREEQYQKELMKRIDTLLARNLIDRQNAHISFVNAYVTTMPMGDDWKQKFSAQTFEGGFYLDRAVKTALVEAYTNQRNTYPVLVVCTDYLLNAVLEKDLPDFAFLAPEGDLFYELQADGSLLPHPFSTNSAEGTLDLQLERTVLKYPVSADSVVYLRDSDEPEIFLKSKRIRGPEAEIKAKSWRSALLMQGQWLSQVLHPETSQREWPGLVKNSFLAHIMTPVTSYLVVENEAQKAILKKKQAQALANNKSLDLGEEAQRMTEPGLYVLALLLAIFIWYRERRKKAYIP; this is encoded by the coding sequence ATGCGCAGCCTGCTTAACCCGCGATGGATTTTTCTGCTGAATACCCTACCGATAGTTCTGCTGTTTTTGCTGCTCCTCGGCGATTTCAACATCATCAAAAGCCAGCTTTCGGCCGAGAATATCGACCATTGGCGGGCATTTGGCCTGGTACTGGCCCTGCTGACGGCCCTTGGTGCCGGATATGCCTTCTGGCTGCTTGACCGGAAGGAACAGGTGTCGATGTATTACGGCCTGTTCGCTTTACTAAGCCACCTTGCTTTCCTGGCGGTTTACATCGATCGTAGCGAAAAAGTACTCCCCGTCACCTTACCCCGCTGGTTGCTGTCGGGTGACGTGTTCCTGTACATCGGTACTTTTCTGATGCCTACCCTCACGTACTCGTTTTTTGTGCTGACGACCCGCTCCGCGCCCCGAGTCGAGCGGCGCAGTGCGGCCAAAAGCCTGGCCTACGCCATCGGAATCCCTCTGATGTGGTACCTTTTCTACCAGGTTGTCGCGCCGCTTTGGAAACCTACCTCTACCTACGAAAATACTATCATTACGGTACTGATCGCCCTTAGTACGTTTGCATTCCTGTTTTTTCTGGTGCGGGCGGTCTACATCATGGTCAGTAAGCGAAGCGGAATCTGGCATCAATACCAGTTAATCTGCAAAATCGTCATCGCGATCCTGTTTCCGCTGTGGGGACTGGTGGTCAACAATGGCCATTTTTTTAGTTTTGTGGGAGGGCGGGGCGATTCCGGCGTGTTTGGCAACTTCAACAGCTACTGGTTCTACGGGCTGGCCGTGTTGAATGGTATTTTGATCTGTCTGCCCAGCCTTGAGAACAAAGCCTACCGACTGGCGCTCTTCCTGGGACGTAGCCTGACTTTTGCCTACACCCTCTATTTTTTCGTCGTTTTCCTGCCTTTCCTGCCGTTGTCGGTGCTGGTGATCATCGTCATTGGGCTGGGTTTTCTGATGCTCACGCCGCTGGTACTTTTTGTAATTCACGTCGATGCCCTGGCCAGGGACTTTGCTTTCCTGAAAAGATATTTTTCCGGAAAAATCCTTACCCTCGGCTCGGTATTGGCTTTTCTGATCATTCCGGCCGTAATCACCGCCGATTACTGGCACCACAAGCAGGTACTGTACGAAGCCCTCGACTACCTGTACACGCCGGATTATGCCAAAAATTACGCCCTGGACGCCAGGTCCCTGGAACGTACCCTACATCATGTCAAAAGTCACAAATATCCTTCGCGCATTTTCCTGAGCAGTGAAAAGCAGCCCTACCTTTCGGCCTGGTTCAATGCGGTGGTTTTGAACAACCTCACCCTTTCCGACGCCAAAATCAGCACCATCGAGCGGGTTTTTCTGGGCGCGCCTCCACGCCCGGTCTTGCCCGAATCCATTCAGAACGACAGCATCGGTATTACGCAGATTTCTACCCGAAGTACCTTCGACAGCACTCAGAACGCCTGGCGCAGTTGGGTGGATTTCCGGCTTACTAACCGCGCTACCAACCCATGGTTGGCCGAGTACGCCACCACCTTTACCCTACCCGCGGGCTGCTGGATTAGCGATTATTACCTCTACGTGGGTGCCAGAAAGGAAATGGGAATCCTGGCGGAGAAGAAAGCGGCTCTGTGGGTATTCTCCCAAATCCGCAACGAAAACCGCGACCCCGGCCTGCTGTACTACCTGACCGGGAACAAAGTCGCCTTCCGGGTGTTCCCCTTCGCCGCGCGGGAGGTTCGGCGCACGGGCATTGAGTTCATTCACAAAGAGCCCGTTACGCTCAACATCGGCGGACAGGCCATTGCTCTGGGCCGGGGTACCCCGGCCGCAAGTCAGACTTCGGACCACAAAGCGGACGATCCGGTCGGGTATGTTTCGGCTCGGGAAAAACAGGCTCTGGAACGGGTGCAACGGAAGCCTTACTATCATTTTCTGGTGGATGTTTCGGAGCGGGAAGAGCAGTATCAAAAAGAATTGATGAAACGAATCGACACGTTGCTCGCCCGGAATCTGATCGACCGGCAAAACGCCCACATCAGTTTTGTCAATGCCTACGTCACAACGATGCCCATGGGTGATGATTGGAAACAAAAGTTCAGCGCCCAAACCTTCGAAGGTGGCTTTTACCTGGATCGCGCCGTCAAAACGGCCCTGGTCGAGGCGTACACGAACCAGCGCAACACCTACCCCGTGCTGGTGGTCTGCACCGATTATCTTCTCAATGCCGTGCTGGAAAAAGACCTGCCCGACTTCGCTTTTCTTGCGCCCGAAGGCGACCTCTTCTACGAATTGCAGGCGGACGGGTCGCTACTCCCCCACCCTTTTAGCACCAATTCGGCGGAAGGTACCCTCGACCTACAGCTGGAACGTACCGTTCTGAAATATCCTGTCAGTGCCGATTCGGTGGTATATTTGCGGGATTCGGATGAGCCGGAAATTTTCCTGAAAAGCAAGCGCATCAGGGGACCCGAAGCCGAAATTAAAGCCAAAAGCTGGCGCTCGGCGCTGCTGATGCAGGGGCAGTGGCTTTCGCAGGTGTTGCATCCCGAAACTTCCCAACGGGAGTGGCCGGGCTTGGTAAAGAATAGTTTTCTGGCCCACATCATGACGCCCGTGACCTCCTACCTGGTGGTGGAAAATGAAGCCCAGAAGGCCATTCTGAAAAAGAAACAAGCCCAAGCGCTGGCCAACAACAAATCGCTGGACCTGGGCGAAGAGGCCCAGCGCATGACCGAGCCGGGTTTGTACGTGCTGGCGCTCCTGCTGGCCATTTTCATCTGGTACCGGGAGCGGAGAAAAAAAGCCTATATTCCCTAA
- the xrtK gene encoding exosortase K — MPRNLPYQLAALAIFVLLKLAYTQADTSDLAFLLGPTDTLVGLAANSPSVYDSASGYLHPDLNITIDKSCSGFNFWMLSFLMLSFLSLRYLSQSSHKLAALPLALLCAYGLTIFANTSRITIAVLLQNQFPHVPPPYQAWFHQAQGTFVYLSCLIGLYLTLDYLLSQLTCSDAQPA, encoded by the coding sequence ATGCCCCGCAACCTACCCTATCAGCTCGCTGCCTTGGCAATTTTTGTCCTGCTAAAACTGGCCTATACCCAGGCCGATACCAGCGACCTGGCTTTTTTGCTGGGTCCCACGGATACTCTCGTCGGGCTGGCGGCGAATTCCCCGTCCGTGTATGATTCGGCGAGCGGTTACCTTCATCCGGATTTGAATATTACTATCGACAAATCGTGTTCGGGATTCAACTTCTGGATGTTGAGCTTTCTGATGCTGAGTTTTTTATCGCTAAGGTACCTTAGCCAATCGAGCCACAAACTAGCCGCCCTACCTCTTGCCCTGCTGTGCGCCTACGGGCTGACGATTTTTGCCAATACCTCCCGCATCACAATTGCGGTGCTGCTGCAAAATCAGTTTCCCCACGTTCCGCCGCCCTACCAAGCCTGGTTTCATCAGGCGCAGGGTACCTTCGTGTACCTTTCCTGTCTGATCGGCCTATACCTGACCCTCGATTATCTACTATCCCAACTCACCTGTTCCGATGCGCAGCCTGCTTAA
- a CDS encoding zinc-dependent metalloprotease: MQKYLYAWLAVLLTSLSTLAQTPTIKAFTEGMDKQEGYLPFYYDAKKGKIWLEISQLDTELLYYPTLAQGVGSNDIGLDRGRLSSEHIVKFQRSGPKVLMVEPNYAYRALSDDPLERKAVEESFAQSVLWGFEVAAESGGHVLVELTPFLMQDAVGAVQSISRTKQGTFKMDASRSALYLERSKNFPKNTEFETIITLTGDNPGGYLRSVVPSANAVTMHQHHSFVELPDNGYQTRAFDPRAGVNGIEFFDYASPVGDPLIKSYIARHRLQKKNPNAARSEAVEPIVYYMDPGAPEPIRSALMEGTAWWNQAFEAAGYINAFQVKLLPPDADPMDIRYNLIQWVHRSTRGWSYGGSIMDPRTGEILKGKVTLGSLRVRQDFLIAQGLVAKYEEGKAVSDEMMALSLARLRQLAAHEVGHTLGLPHNYIASSIGRASVMDYPHPQVDIKNDSTLDLSHAYAVGIGDWDKIAIDYAYREFPKGTNEKEALNKIITDYLKTGQGFLTDQDARPAGSSHSKTHLWDAGSNAVDELDRVMKVRKIALNNFSEKKIPVGMPLATLQEVLVPMYLFHRYQVEAATKVVGGVDYTYAVRGDGQVAVAPVAGAEQRRALKSVLAALQPEVLALPRSILKMLPPRPYGFDGNPRELFSGRTGLTFDPLAPAEAATTLTLGFILHPERASRLEAQKALDASLPGLGEVVDALVDDTWKAKTVTKESYQAAIRRQTEIMVVQELMNLAASEDASSAARSVALFKLNELKKWMEPKQAYGDEQQRAHYFAAAKKIELFENGDKEGLTSTKPNAAPDGSPIDPGQDWLEPICGWK; encoded by the coding sequence ATGCAGAAATACCTCTACGCCTGGCTGGCCGTACTGTTGACGAGCCTCAGTACCCTCGCCCAAACTCCCACGATCAAAGCCTTCACCGAGGGCATGGACAAACAGGAAGGGTACCTGCCTTTCTATTACGATGCCAAAAAAGGAAAAATCTGGCTGGAAATCAGTCAACTGGATACCGAGCTGCTGTACTACCCCACGCTGGCGCAAGGAGTAGGTTCCAACGACATCGGTCTGGACCGGGGCCGGTTGAGCAGCGAGCACATCGTGAAGTTTCAGCGCAGCGGTCCCAAAGTTCTGATGGTGGAGCCCAACTACGCCTACCGCGCTCTGTCCGATGATCCGCTGGAGCGGAAGGCCGTGGAGGAATCGTTTGCGCAGTCGGTGTTGTGGGGGTTCGAGGTAGCCGCTGAGTCGGGCGGGCACGTGCTGGTGGAGCTGACGCCCTTTCTGATGCAGGATGCCGTGGGTGCGGTGCAGTCCATCAGCCGCACGAAGCAGGGTACCTTCAAAATGGACGCTTCGCGGTCGGCCTTGTACCTGGAACGCAGCAAGAATTTCCCTAAAAATACCGAATTCGAAACCATCATCACCCTCACGGGCGACAACCCCGGGGGGTACCTGCGGTCGGTGGTACCCTCGGCCAATGCCGTCACCATGCACCAGCATCACTCGTTTGTGGAGCTACCGGACAATGGGTACCAAACGCGCGCCTTCGATCCGCGCGCGGGCGTCAACGGCATCGAGTTTTTCGACTACGCCTCGCCCGTGGGCGATCCGCTCATCAAAAGCTACATTGCGCGGCACCGACTGCAAAAGAAAAATCCCAACGCCGCCCGCAGCGAGGCCGTGGAGCCGATCGTGTACTACATGGACCCCGGCGCGCCCGAGCCCATCCGCTCGGCGCTGATGGAAGGTACGGCCTGGTGGAATCAGGCGTTCGAGGCGGCGGGCTACATCAATGCATTTCAAGTGAAGCTACTCCCGCCCGATGCCGATCCGATGGACATCCGCTATAACCTGATTCAGTGGGTGCACCGCTCCACGCGCGGCTGGTCGTACGGGGGTAGTATCATGGACCCGCGCACGGGCGAAATCCTGAAAGGGAAAGTGACACTCGGCTCACTCCGGGTGCGGCAGGATTTTCTGATCGCGCAGGGACTGGTGGCGAAGTACGAAGAAGGAAAGGCCGTTTCGGACGAGATGATGGCGCTTTCGCTGGCTCGACTCCGGCAACTGGCCGCGCACGAGGTAGGTCACACGCTCGGGCTGCCGCACAACTACATCGCCAGCTCCATCGGCCGCGCTTCGGTGATGGACTACCCGCATCCGCAGGTGGATATCAAGAACGACAGTACCCTCGACCTGTCCCATGCCTACGCCGTGGGCATCGGCGATTGGGACAAAATCGCCATCGACTACGCTTACCGCGAGTTTCCGAAAGGCACGAATGAGAAGGAAGCCTTGAACAAAATCATTACCGATTACCTCAAAACCGGGCAGGGTTTCCTGACCGATCAGGACGCGCGCCCGGCGGGTAGCTCGCACTCCAAAACCCACCTCTGGGACGCGGGCAGCAACGCCGTCGACGAACTGGACCGGGTGATGAAGGTGCGAAAAATCGCTTTGAATAATTTCTCGGAGAAAAAGATTCCGGTCGGAATGCCGCTGGCTACCTTGCAGGAGGTACTGGTGCCCATGTACCTGTTTCATCGCTACCAGGTGGAGGCCGCCACCAAGGTGGTTGGCGGGGTGGACTACACATATGCCGTACGCGGTGACGGACAGGTAGCCGTGGCTCCCGTGGCGGGCGCGGAGCAGCGTCGCGCCCTGAAATCGGTGTTGGCCGCTTTGCAGCCCGAGGTACTGGCGTTGCCCCGTTCCATCTTGAAAATGCTGCCCCCGCGCCCCTACGGCTTCGACGGCAATCCGCGCGAACTATTCTCGGGCCGGACGGGACTGACCTTCGACCCCCTGGCTCCCGCCGAAGCGGCTACGACGCTCACGCTGGGCTTCATACTGCATCCCGAGCGGGCCAGTCGACTGGAAGCGCAGAAAGCCCTCGATGCGTCGCTGCCCGGTCTGGGCGAAGTGGTGGATGCGCTGGTCGATGATACCTGGAAAGCCAAAACTGTGACGAAAGAAAGCTACCAGGCGGCCATCCGGCGGCAGACCGAAATAATGGTGGTGCAGGAGTTGATGAATCTGGCGGCCTCGGAGGATGCTTCATCCGCCGCCCGTTCGGTAGCGCTTTTTAAATTGAATGAACTGAAAAAGTGGATGGAACCCAAGCAAGCCTACGGCGACGAGCAGCAGCGGGCGCACTATTTTGCGGCGGCCAAAAAAATCGAACTTTTTGAGAATGGGGATAAAGAAGGACTCACTTCTACCAAACCCAACGCCGCGCCCGACGGCTCGCCCATCGACCCTGGTCAGGACTGGCTGGAGCCGATCTGTGGGTGGAAATGA
- a CDS encoding PAS domain-containing protein → MSTKNTENNLFFLHGGGEMGQLTRMLDWSRTPVGDMQGWPQSLKTTLSILLNSRFPMFLWWGPELVCFYNDAYRPSLGQDGKHPSILGMPAQQAWPEIWETIKPLIDQVLAGGEATWSENQLIPIFRNGKLEDVYWTFSYSPVQGESGKVEGVLVTCSETTDAVNHLSQLEESKDQLSFAIEATELGTFDYEPSTDRFKANARLKEWFGLPPHATIELGDALNAVADHDRQRVTEAIQRALDYSSGGSYDIEYTIVHPESRKEIIVKARGRAWFDDTKTAYRFNGTLQDVTEQALAHKRIEESEKRFRTLAEQAPLGITIFRGADFVVEMANERYLQIVDRTESSFIGRPLFDSLPEVQEAVEPFLTQVLTTGVPYMGTEFPVFLNRYDKKELTYFNFVYHPLKEDDGTITRVIVIATEVTSMVNARHTLEESERQFRNLVMQSPMAITIFRGRDFVIELANSRMMNDLWRLNEDEVLGRKLLDVFPELRGQKYPELLNEVFDSGKIHTETESLAYVQGGDKLRKFYLDFEYAPLYDVDNKVSGIIATVNDVTERVEARRKLEESEASFRLLADSMPQFVWSSDPKGNLNYFNQSVYQFSGLQPDLIRQRGWMQIVHPDDKEANLRAWLYSIKTGEEFCIEHRLRRSDGNYRWLLSRAIPLKDSEGTIQMWVGTSTDIHDQKAFTSELEKLVQERTEELKQKNTDLEKINKELQSFTYISSHDLQEPLRKIQTFASRILEKEYPNLSETGKEYFKRMSVSASRMQLLINDLLAYSRTTTSERKFQETPLTEILEAVKMDMKEEIQQKNALIEAESLGSLKMIPFQFHQLFYNLISNSLKFSRPGVRPHLTITSGLAKGPCTKNELAADTSYHHIRFTDNGIGFDQKYGERIFQLFQRLNGKNEYSGTGIGLAIVKKIVENHHGSIVATGQINAGATFDIFIPQA, encoded by the coding sequence ATGTCTACTAAAAATACTGAGAATAACCTGTTCTTTTTGCACGGCGGTGGAGAGATGGGCCAACTTACCCGCATGCTGGACTGGAGCAGGACTCCCGTCGGGGATATGCAGGGCTGGCCCCAAAGCCTAAAGACCACCCTCAGCATCCTGCTCAACTCCCGGTTTCCGATGTTTCTGTGGTGGGGACCCGAGTTGGTTTGTTTTTATAACGACGCCTACCGCCCCAGCCTTGGACAAGACGGCAAGCATCCCTCCATCCTGGGCATGCCGGCCCAGCAGGCCTGGCCGGAAATATGGGAAACCATAAAACCACTGATCGACCAGGTACTGGCCGGGGGTGAGGCCACGTGGAGTGAGAATCAGTTGATTCCAATTTTTCGGAATGGCAAACTAGAAGATGTGTACTGGACTTTCAGTTACAGTCCAGTGCAGGGCGAGTCAGGTAAAGTGGAGGGCGTGCTGGTCACATGCAGCGAAACCACCGATGCGGTGAATCACCTGAGCCAGTTAGAGGAAAGTAAGGACCAATTGAGTTTTGCCATTGAAGCTACCGAATTAGGTACCTTCGATTACGAACCGTCCACCGACCGGTTTAAGGCCAATGCCCGCCTGAAGGAATGGTTCGGTTTACCACCCCATGCTACCATTGAGCTTGGCGACGCACTGAACGCTGTCGCCGATCACGATCGGCAAAGAGTCACCGAAGCCATTCAGAGAGCCCTGGATTACTCCTCCGGCGGAAGTTATGATATCGAATATACGATTGTTCATCCAGAATCAAGAAAGGAGATTATTGTAAAAGCCCGGGGAAGAGCCTGGTTTGATGACACCAAAACGGCCTACCGCTTCAACGGTACCTTACAAGATGTGACCGAGCAGGCTTTGGCCCACAAAAGAATAGAGGAAAGTGAAAAGCGCTTCCGTACCCTGGCTGAGCAAGCGCCCCTGGGAATCACCATTTTCCGGGGAGCGGATTTTGTGGTGGAGATGGCCAATGAAAGGTACCTGCAGATTGTGGACCGAACGGAAAGTAGCTTTATCGGAAGACCCTTATTTGACTCGCTACCCGAGGTGCAGGAGGCCGTGGAGCCCTTTCTGACCCAGGTGCTGACTACCGGGGTACCCTATATGGGCACTGAGTTTCCGGTTTTCCTCAACCGCTACGACAAAAAAGAACTCACTTACTTCAACTTTGTCTACCACCCGCTGAAAGAAGACGACGGTACGATAACACGGGTGATCGTTATCGCCACCGAAGTGACCTCAATGGTGAATGCCCGGCATACGCTGGAAGAAAGCGAAAGGCAGTTCAGAAACCTGGTCATGCAGTCGCCGATGGCTATCACTATTTTTAGGGGTAGGGACTTCGTCATCGAACTGGCCAACTCCCGGATGATGAACGACTTATGGCGACTCAATGAAGACGAGGTATTGGGCAGGAAACTCCTGGATGTGTTCCCTGAGTTAAGGGGCCAGAAGTATCCCGAACTGCTGAACGAAGTGTTCGACTCCGGAAAAATACATACCGAAACCGAATCACTGGCCTATGTACAGGGAGGCGATAAGCTCCGAAAATTCTACCTCGACTTCGAGTATGCGCCCCTGTATGACGTGGACAACAAGGTATCCGGAATCATTGCGACCGTAAACGATGTAACAGAGCGCGTCGAGGCCCGGAGAAAACTGGAAGAAAGCGAAGCCAGCTTCCGGCTCCTGGCCGACTCCATGCCGCAGTTTGTCTGGTCAAGTGACCCGAAGGGAAACCTCAACTACTTCAACCAGTCGGTGTATCAGTTTTCGGGACTACAACCCGACCTGATCCGACAGAGAGGATGGATGCAGATCGTACACCCCGACGACAAAGAAGCCAATCTGCGCGCCTGGTTGTATTCTATCAAAACAGGGGAGGAATTTTGCATCGAACACCGTTTGCGGCGCAGCGATGGAAACTACCGCTGGCTGTTGAGCCGGGCCATACCGTTGAAAGATTCCGAAGGTACCATTCAGATGTGGGTGGGGACGAGCACCGACATCCACGACCAGAAAGCATTCACCAGTGAACTGGAAAAACTGGTACAGGAGAGGACGGAGGAACTCAAGCAGAAGAACACCGACCTGGAAAAAATAAATAAAGAGCTACAATCCTTCACCTACATATCCAGCCACGACCTGCAGGAACCGCTCCGGAAAATCCAGACCTTCGCCAGTCGCATCCTGGAAAAAGAGTACCCCAATCTATCCGAAACCGGAAAGGAGTACTTCAAACGAATGAGTGTGTCCGCCAGCCGGATGCAATTGCTCATCAACGACCTGCTGGCCTACTCACGTACGACTACCTCGGAGCGTAAATTTCAGGAAACCCCGCTCACGGAAATTCTGGAGGCGGTAAAAATGGACATGAAGGAAGAGATTCAACAAAAAAATGCCCTCATCGAGGCAGAATCCCTGGGTAGCCTTAAAATGATTCCTTTCCAGTTCCATCAGCTTTTCTATAACCTGATCAGCAATTCGCTCAAATTCTCCCGGCCCGGCGTCCGCCCCCACCTGACCATAACCAGCGGTTTGGCCAAAGGCCCCTGCACAAAAAACGAACTGGCTGCCGACACCTCTTACCACCATATCCGCTTCACTGACAATGGGATAGGCTTTGATCAGAAATACGGCGAACGGATATTTCAATTATTTCAGCGTCTCAATGGAAAAAACGAATACAGCGGCACTGGAATCGGACTAGCCATTGTCAAGAAAATCGTGGAAAACCACCACGGAAGCATTGTAGCGACGGGACAAATAAATGCGGGGGCTACCTTCGACATTTTCATTCCCCAGGCTTGA
- the mdh gene encoding malate dehydrogenase, with product MKITVVGAGAVGATTADNIIRRELAEELVLLDIKEGVAEGKSLDMYQTAALLNFNTKPVGSTNDYEKTKGSDVVVITSGLPRKPGMTREELIGINAGIVKSVTDNILKYSPKAIIVVVSNPMDTMTYLALRESGIPKKRIIGMGGALDSARFKTYLALEMNVSPNDIHGMVIGGHGDTTMIPLTRLATYNGIPVSRFIAADKLDKVAADTMVGGATLTKLIGTSAWYAPGAATAMIVESIVRNQKRIVPCSVMLNGEYGQKDICMGVPVVIGKGGWEKIINLRLSDAEKASFAKSAEAVRNMNAALDA from the coding sequence ATGAAAATCACCGTCGTAGGCGCCGGAGCCGTAGGAGCTACCACCGCCGACAACATCATTCGTCGCGAACTGGCCGAAGAACTGGTGCTGCTGGATATCAAAGAAGGAGTCGCTGAGGGCAAGTCGCTGGACATGTACCAAACCGCCGCGCTGCTGAATTTCAACACCAAGCCCGTTGGCTCCACCAACGATTACGAAAAAACCAAGGGTTCTGATGTAGTAGTCATTACTTCGGGCCTGCCGCGCAAGCCCGGCATGACCCGCGAGGAACTGATCGGCATCAACGCCGGCATCGTAAAGTCCGTCACCGACAACATTCTGAAATATTCGCCCAAGGCCATCATCGTGGTCGTGTCCAATCCCATGGACACCATGACCTACCTGGCGCTGCGCGAGTCGGGCATTCCCAAGAAACGCATCATCGGCATGGGCGGTGCGTTGGACAGCGCCCGCTTCAAAACCTACCTGGCTCTGGAAATGAATGTGTCGCCCAACGACATCCACGGCATGGTGATCGGCGGCCACGGCGACACCACCATGATTCCATTGACGCGCCTGGCTACCTACAACGGTATTCCGGTAAGCCGGTTTATAGCGGCCGACAAGCTGGACAAAGTAGCCGCCGACACGATGGTAGGGGGCGCAACGCTCACCAAACTGATTGGTACTTCGGCCTGGTATGCACCGGGTGCCGCTACGGCCATGATCGTGGAAAGCATCGTGCGTAACCAGAAGCGCATCGTACCTTGCAGCGTTATGTTGAACGGCGAGTACGGCCAGAAGGACATTTGCATGGGGGTACCCGTGGTGATCGGCAAAGGGGGTTGGGAGAAAATCATCAATCTGCGCCTGAGCGACGCCGAGAAGGCCTCCTTTGCCAAGTCGGCAGAAGCCGTGCGGAATATGAACGCAGCCCTGGACGCGTAG
- a CDS encoding YkvA family protein produces the protein MADSSLISQILRSVFFKKATGRAGRYASNSSKLYNLAKQVLTKVQQGGVKEGMAEAQLQVQLLVRLIRAYASGEYRKLPWKSLVSVVGVLIYFVSPLDFIPDFLPIVGMTDDLALILWLFKTLSDDLSDFSQWEKKTKTINIG, from the coding sequence ATGGCAGACAGTTCCCTCATTTCGCAGATTTTGCGCTCTGTTTTTTTTAAAAAGGCTACGGGTAGGGCCGGGCGGTACGCGTCTAATAGTTCGAAGCTCTATAATCTGGCCAAGCAGGTGCTGACCAAGGTACAGCAGGGTGGAGTCAAAGAGGGCATGGCCGAAGCGCAGCTGCAGGTTCAGCTTCTGGTGCGGTTGATCCGGGCGTATGCGTCCGGCGAATACCGCAAGCTACCCTGGAAAAGCTTGGTATCCGTCGTGGGGGTACTTATTTATTTTGTATCGCCTCTCGACTTCATTCCCGATTTTCTGCCTATTGTCGGCATGACCGATGATCTGGCCTTGATCCTGTGGCTATTCAAAACCCTAAGCGACGACCTGAGCGATTTCAGCCAGTGGGAAAAGAAGACCAAAACCATCAACATCGGCTAG
- a CDS encoding Sec-independent protein translocase subunit TatA/TatB — MEFGSILAIMGLGGQEIFLVALFVLLFFGAKKIPELMRGLGQGINEFKNATKDVKENIEKGMEDSMK; from the coding sequence ATGGAATTCGGATCAATTTTGGCAATTATGGGACTGGGAGGACAGGAAATTTTTCTAGTGGCCCTGTTTGTATTACTTTTCTTTGGCGCCAAGAAAATTCCTGAGCTGATGCGTGGCCTGGGCCAGGGCATCAATGAGTTCAAAAATGCGACCAAAGATGTGAAAGAGAATATTGAGAAGGGCATGGAAGATTCGATGAAATAA